The Camelina sativa cultivar DH55 chromosome 18, Cs, whole genome shotgun sequence DNA window GTGTGTAACACTctcttgttttgcttcttttagcTAAACATTACTCTCTTTGTTTTGACATATATGCCTTCTACAGAATGTGAGACCAAGCGCGGAGAGCTTACCAGAGGAGTTGGGGGACATTGTAACATCATGTTGGAATGAGGATCCTAATGCTCGGCCCAACTTCACACATATCATTGAGTTGCTACTTAACTATCTCTCTAAGGTTGGATCTCCGATATCTGCGATTCCACAACGGATTCTTGCTTCGAAGAATACACTATTGCCACCGGATTCTCCTGGAACTAGCTCTTTGATGGCTAAGCTTGATGAATGTGGGGAAACTCCAAAGGCCAAAAGTGAAGACAAACGAAAAGGTTTGTTTTTCTGCTTCAATCAATGTTATTAACGTTTAAATCACAGAGAGAGTGGTTTAGGACCAAAGATTTGGTAGACATCACTCAAATTTATTGATGTAATAACGTCTTCCCCATCCCAGATAAACTCTATGAATTTAGCAAAATgttcatttatataaataaaatagttatgCAATTGAAATGAATTAAAAGTAGAAGTAAAGTAAAACTATCTTAATGAGGCTCAGGAAATAAGAAAGTTTGTACTTGTGTTAAATCAGTATAcccttttgtatttttctatctCTTCTCTTAGGGATCCCCTTCTCTTATCAACACTCGAGGATTAATTAAGTCAACTCTTCATCTTccactctttttaatttttttgggtatcATTTTGATGTCGAACTTTTGAAACGGTAAACCAAAGTTTGATATCTCAAATGCTACCAAACAAGTGAATGGTTATGTGGTGCGTAAGGATGAAACTAGAAAACAacataggaagaaaaaaaacaaaaaaagaaaaactgaaaagtcAGGAGGGATCAGGTTACCAAGTCAAATACACAATCAATCTCTCCAAGGTCTCAAACaaatgtcaaatttttattataaaaaaaaaaaaaaaaattctagttATAGTACTATATTGATCCATCCAAAGGTCTCGGAGGTAAGCGTCCTTCTCAAGCCACATCAATGGGAGTTTTACTGTCAATTctacaaaacacaaagagaCCAAAGAAACAACTATTGAGTCATGTAAAACCATTTAAAGTTGttatcaacaaaattttatctTGTTGAAAACTTACACTGCATGCCAAAGCTTTACTCGATCTTCTCTCCCTCAATGCAGtggaattttcatttttctcccCTATCAACCGCATTGGCCTTTTCCTCAGCCTCCAGAAGAATCTTAATACATTTCATCTACAAGAAAACGCAACCGGAGTAAGTTTGGGTCTAAACCGGCGTAAAACTTTCTATAAATTAACCACATGCAAAGGGCAGATCGATTGATGGTTAGTGTCAACATTTGCTAGAAATGATTGTGTAAGTAACAAACTTGTAAAGTGAAGCGGAAGCTGCTAATCCTAGTTTGTAAGACCGTAAAAAGAGCCTTTAGAGAGCTCTGCGGATCCTGACActgataaataaaacaaaaaaaaaaaaaacaaacatgagATTCAATGTCAGGATTAGCCCTCGAATATCGATTACTATATTTACCTCCattattttctgaatttgagGGTTCTCCAAATTGTACtgttttttgtcaaactcagtGATGCTACCGTGTTGATTCCATGCGACTGGAATAGATCTCTGAAGCTCCTTAGCTAACTGGATAAATCTAGGAACCGTATCAACTTTCTCAGCCGATGATTCCaccatgttttcttctttctaaaacaaaacaaataaacccAGTCAACTAGAAGAATATATCCAAGCGTTGGATTCagttactgaaaaaaaaaaaaaagggaattaCATCGATAACACTGGGACTGGGAGAATCTAAAGCATTGGATTCAAGAAGCCCATGCATATCCTTCGAATCAACTGCGGAAGCATGGTTCAATCAATCAATCGAAAAAACTGAGATAAACAACAATCGGATATGACTCAAGCTCGATCGGGAGATACCTGAACctgaaggagaaagagattgcTCCATCGGATGAAtagaaaccctaaaacaaaaatcaaaataaaccaaacaacacaGGAATTAGGGAAGATTATCGGAATCGAGTCAtgatctaaaggaaaaaaaaaataacaaaatcaaatgcGCTGAGGCGATACCTCAATCAATCGAAGCTAACGAGGAAGATGGAGATTGCAgtggaaagaaacaaaatctcaaaaagcCCCAAAGAAAAAAGGGTTATAACTTGTTCCGCttcctttttcttgatttagtaCTATCAAATTACAATGGGCTCAGATACCTctttcatatttcatattttcataatcaTAAACCACCCCAAATTATATTTGCAGCATTTTTCCTGATTActatgctctcttttttttaaatacccaCTTTTGAAGCCTATTTTCaaagatatctttttttttttttttacaaatcactaaattatactccctccattttataatataaaatatttagagaagtatttttgtttcataatataggatgtttccaactttctttgcaacttttatattaaatttatattttatattatatagactTGTTTATGactggttaaactttttaaaaataactatttaCTAATATGCGTGTATTtataaagtcttttttttttaaattgtaaattcgTTAATATCCttgtaaatctttaaaaacctatttaaaaaaaaaataaaacccttGTAAATCCTTTCAAAACCTTAGAAAATTTCTTGGAAAATTTTTTAGAACCCTTTAAAAACACTTGTAAATCCTTTTTAAAACTGTTGAAAAACTCCTGTAAAATTTAGTGAACCgccaaaaacaaattttggctGTTGGAATTTCGTTTCGcggaaaattttaatttttcattttattgatttaaatatttttcaaatagagGTAACAATagcaataaaaattaaaagaggaaaaaatgaaaatgacacaagaagacatttttgaaaagagctatcaacaaaaaagtatttCTAATAATTTCTATTATATTTCTTGTAACTTTAtctttattttccaaaaaaaatgcaaatcaactatacaaaattaaaaacagtacatactataattatatatgtattttctaaaaatatttacagtcacatatattaaaaattttaaattgtaaaaatgGACTTGAGTTATTAATCACTAGAATTTcgatttgatatattattaatcaaagttttaaaatttgaaggtGGTGATGACATGttatattatgtaatttttgaaTTTGTGAAATTGATCTGTATTTTTGgagatcttattatataaactttgatgacaaaattactaattaacaagatcgtgacacgtatCAATTATCTCATTCATGTTGAAAAATGTCAattcattattaatattttaaaaaaaaaaatgtaaaaattcaaaagctaatctaaaaagattttatataaaagtaaatagataaaataaaacctatttttatttaaaatctaattataagataaattatatatatatataccataaaattcaaaatataatattgtttacttattttaattttaagttgctatattacaagaaaaagattactttttctataagataagaaaaatgattgtgaaaattatacaattaattattgtatctaaaaaatgtaaatactcacctttacataaagaaaaaaattgttgaagtaaaaaaaaaaaaatagatcgtctcatatttttttcaccaatcaaataatttattcaaaagactgctattgtaatatatatgatatgagtatgtaagattaatgtatgagtttttgtaactataaaaatgttaaagtgaagagagacatataatagattatttaatgtgttcataaagacaatgtgttggtagtagttaagactaaagagtatattttaacagtaaaatatatttgtgtgtacaaataaatttttactgGTAATGTAgacagtagatttgtaaatggatatacatttttgtattatagcaaaaaaaaacaactattttctataactagaagtttatctctttacttttatacattgtttttacttacgaaaataattaaatatatattctttgttaaatttttaatttaactttaatacttttgaactcatatacaactattttctttaactaaaagttgttcaaccaaacaataaattaaaaggaatttCCTCGGTTAGTTGCCCAAGCAAGAGGGaatgggtttacaaatgaaactTCAAACATAAGAGAATGCAAAGCACGTGACCTGGACACCAATCTTGAATGCACATTGGTCGCATTCCAAGAACTATCAAtctgaagaaacctggacatccgAGGACGGAGATGGAGCCGACATGACCGCCGTAGAAGATAGCGCCTtttcccaggctaacttatcgcccaaagcctgagcaattatatcattcgtctcgatctctaaacctttttttttttcttttatgaccTTCCAGATTGtccataaaaatcatattaattgaagaagttgatcaggatcaccttGTTGAGAGacatccctccagaaaacaaaatccaaatttgagtacaTCGACTCATATGGAAAGCCTctgataaatcccaaacttcccACGAGTGAGggcattcaaaaaaatataactaatagtctcaaccgcagagtCGCACCTTTTATACCAGACATTTACATTGGACAactcggtgtatctatttacttttatatatagtttttatttactaaaaatacttattttatattctttgttaaattttattttattttaaaaactctaaacctgCACATCGgacggatcctaatctagtaaaggataaaattacaagaaaaaaaaaagaattggcgatgtttttgtttgtagaaaacactaaaaagaaagATGTGTTAATTAGATTTATTATTACACAACTGATTACGGCTGTAGCTTTAGGGTCCAATGGTAACCGCGGTTTTGGTTGTGCGGAGAAAGCGGTATTacagtgcggtacggttcaactgcgatACGtgcaagaaaaatatatttgcgggacaagtgcggtttgtacaaaataagcggtacagaataatgtttgattggtgaaaacaAAATTGCGGTTTTagaataagcggtacaaaataataaataattaatataattgtaaattactaattgttttgtgttaat harbors:
- the LOC104761009 gene encoding uncharacterized protein LOC104761009 isoform X2, with the protein product MEQSLSPSVDSKDMHGLLESNALDSPSPSVIDKEENMVESSAEKVDTVPRFIQLAKELQRSIPVAWNQHGSITEFDKKQYNLENPQIQKIMECQDPQSSLKALFTVLQTRISSFRFTLQMKCIKILLEAEEKANAVDRGEK
- the LOC104761009 gene encoding uncharacterized protein LOC104761009 isoform X1, whose translation is MEQSLSPSGSVDSKDMHGLLESNALDSPSPSVIDKEENMVESSAEKVDTVPRFIQLAKELQRSIPVAWNQHGSITEFDKKQYNLENPQIQKIMECQDPQSSLKALFTVLQTRISSFRFTLQMKCIKILLEAEEKANAVDRGEK